Proteins encoded together in one Desulfosporosinus meridiei DSM 13257 window:
- a CDS encoding TraB/GumN family protein produces MFEENENISRIDLYGKEFILIGTAHVSKQSAELVKEVIEAERPDSVCIELDEPRYQTIVEGNKWKETDIFKIIKEKKATLLLINLVISSFQKRLAKQFGINAGQEMIQGAESAKEIGANLVLADRNIQITFSRIWQGVGFWGKVKLLSGIFFSIFDDEDISEEDLEKMKSQDMLNSILNEFTVSFPKLKLPLIDERDQYLAQKIKDAPGSKVVAVLGAAHVPGIKEELKREHDLAKLSEVPAKSKTLKIIGWSIPLLILAVMVYTFIANPAAGIQQTISWVLWTGSFAALGTALAFGHPLTILTSFVVAPITTLHPLIAAGWFAGIVQAYLRRPSVRDFENLSEDVFSLKGFWNNKVTRILIIVTLANLGGSIGTIVGGADVVRLFLENLK; encoded by the coding sequence ATGTTCGAAGAAAACGAAAACATTTCTAGAATCGATCTATACGGTAAAGAATTCATTTTAATCGGAACTGCTCACGTATCCAAGCAAAGTGCGGAACTTGTGAAAGAAGTTATTGAAGCGGAAAGGCCTGACTCGGTTTGTATAGAATTAGACGAACCTCGCTATCAAACAATCGTTGAAGGCAATAAATGGAAGGAAACTGATATTTTCAAGATTATTAAAGAAAAGAAAGCTACTTTACTGCTAATAAATCTTGTAATCTCTTCCTTTCAAAAGCGTCTCGCCAAACAATTTGGGATTAACGCCGGTCAAGAGATGATTCAAGGGGCAGAGTCTGCCAAAGAAATAGGTGCCAACCTTGTACTGGCAGATAGAAACATTCAAATTACCTTTTCCCGGATTTGGCAAGGTGTAGGGTTCTGGGGAAAAGTTAAGCTGTTATCGGGAATTTTCTTTAGTATTTTTGATGATGAAGACATTTCTGAAGAGGATCTGGAGAAGATGAAATCACAGGATATGCTTAATTCTATACTTAATGAATTTACCGTAAGCTTCCCAAAGTTAAAACTTCCTTTGATAGATGAGCGAGACCAGTATTTAGCACAAAAAATTAAAGATGCTCCGGGAAGCAAAGTTGTAGCCGTCTTAGGCGCTGCACATGTCCCCGGAATCAAAGAAGAACTAAAAAGGGAGCACGATTTAGCAAAGCTCTCTGAAGTACCGGCAAAATCAAAAACCCTCAAAATTATTGGTTGGTCTATTCCCCTTCTAATCCTGGCAGTTATGGTGTATACCTTTATTGCCAATCCTGCCGCTGGAATTCAACAAACTATAAGTTGGGTACTCTGGACCGGATCCTTTGCTGCCTTGGGAACTGCACTTGCTTTTGGTCACCCTCTGACAATTCTTACATCCTTTGTCGTAGCCCCTATCACTACCTTACACCCTCTGATTGCTGCCGGATGGTTTGCCGGAATTGTTCAAGCCTATCTCCGCCGCCCCAGTGTTAGAGATTTTGAGAATCTTTCCGAGGATGTTTTTAGCCTTAAAGGTTTTTGGAATAATAAGGTCACAAGAATTCTGATTATTGTTACCTTAGCCAACTTAGGCGGCTCAATTGGAACTATAGTAGGGGGAGCGGATGTTGTCCGTCTATTCCTCGAGAATTTAAAGTAA
- a CDS encoding (Fe-S)-binding protein — MINEKDLRPQDLGRRDEQLIKLETDKLMPLLPPYNKPGMEPPLTDPKPAWQEKFCTSLDGYVGIDTLIRPKTKDEEDEFVRKFIFGLEKSFSDANNGVLQPFLLSFEYCAKCDTCSAACHIYEASGKNELYRPIFRSEVLRKIAKKYFTLSGKLLGRFVGADIDVNWETISRLGELAYRCNLCRRCAQTCPLGLDNAILTKEIRKIFSQEMGIAPLPLHTKGTVLQLKTGSSTGITKPAFLDTIEFLEEEIEEKYGRKIKFPIDKKGADILLLHNAGEYMAWPENPIAFAILFEEAGLDWTLSSEITGYDNVNYGIWYDDFQAKTLAVKQMKVAKELGVNRIVIAECGHAHKASAIVGDRMVYGDAKVPVESCLPLLWDMVRDKRLRLDPSKNNFPVTLHDPCNYVRGMGIVEPQRNVLKVISPQFREMTPHGVDNYCCGGGGGFAITNSMNFSEWRNKISTRVKFNQILGAFQDSMENVSIPKYVCAPCSNCKGAIRDILEFYEATEKFNVQYGGLVELMVNALVGMDKPFLEFLED; from the coding sequence ATGATCAATGAAAAAGATTTGCGTCCCCAAGATCTGGGACGACGGGATGAACAACTGATCAAACTCGAAACAGACAAACTCATGCCTTTGCTGCCCCCTTATAATAAGCCTGGAATGGAACCCCCTCTAACTGATCCTAAGCCCGCTTGGCAAGAAAAATTCTGTACATCTCTAGACGGCTATGTTGGTATTGATACCTTAATTCGTCCGAAAACCAAGGACGAAGAAGATGAGTTCGTACGCAAATTCATATTTGGCCTAGAAAAAAGCTTTTCGGATGCCAACAATGGAGTGCTCCAACCCTTCCTGTTATCCTTCGAATACTGCGCAAAATGCGATACTTGTTCTGCCGCCTGCCATATCTACGAAGCGTCCGGAAAAAACGAATTATATCGTCCAATTTTCCGCTCGGAAGTCCTCAGGAAAATTGCCAAGAAGTACTTCACTCTAAGCGGAAAACTGTTGGGCCGTTTCGTCGGAGCTGATATCGATGTGAACTGGGAGACAATATCTCGGCTTGGGGAATTAGCATACCGCTGTAATCTGTGTCGGCGTTGTGCCCAAACCTGCCCCTTAGGCTTAGACAATGCAATCCTCACCAAAGAGATTCGTAAGATCTTCAGCCAAGAAATGGGCATAGCCCCTCTTCCCTTACATACCAAAGGTACCGTTCTTCAACTAAAAACTGGCTCCTCAACAGGCATTACCAAACCGGCTTTTCTGGACACGATAGAGTTTTTAGAAGAGGAAATCGAAGAGAAATATGGTCGGAAGATTAAGTTCCCGATTGATAAAAAAGGTGCAGATATTCTGCTCTTACATAATGCCGGCGAGTACATGGCTTGGCCTGAAAACCCGATTGCTTTTGCGATTCTTTTCGAAGAAGCTGGTCTAGACTGGACTCTTAGCAGTGAAATCACCGGCTATGATAATGTCAATTATGGCATCTGGTACGATGATTTCCAAGCCAAGACCCTAGCCGTTAAGCAAATGAAGGTGGCCAAAGAATTAGGCGTCAATCGTATAGTTATTGCAGAGTGCGGTCATGCTCACAAAGCTTCGGCGATTGTAGGAGATCGGATGGTTTATGGGGATGCAAAAGTTCCCGTTGAGAGTTGTCTCCCTCTCCTTTGGGATATGGTTAGGGATAAACGGCTAAGGCTAGATCCCAGTAAGAACAATTTTCCCGTAACCCTTCACGATCCTTGCAATTATGTCCGCGGGATGGGAATCGTCGAACCTCAGAGAAATGTTTTAAAAGTGATTAGTCCTCAATTTAGAGAAATGACGCCTCACGGAGTTGACAATTACTGCTGTGGTGGAGGCGGCGGGTTCGCCATTACGAACTCCATGAATTTCTCTGAATGGAGAAATAAAATAAGCACTCGGGTGAAGTTCAACCAGATTCTTGGAGCCTTCCAGGACAGCATGGAAAATGTTTCAATACCTAAATATGTATGTGCACCTTGTTCTAATTGTAAAGGAGCTATTCGTGACATTCTGGAGTTTTATGAAGCAACCGAGAAGTTCAATGTTCAATATGGCGGTTTAGTAGAACTCATGGTCAACGCACTAGTTGGTATGGATAAACCCTTCCTGGAGTTTTTAGAAGATTAG
- a CDS encoding DUF134 domain-containing protein, protein MPRPRKWRKVCCLPESNRFGPLNNQLNQEHFVVMTVDEYETIRLIDLEGFTQEECADQMKIARTTVQRIYNDARRKLAESLVNGKVLRIEGGDYQLCDGLEKSCGCGGCLKHKCNRGFVQNDKGGE, encoded by the coding sequence ATGCCAAGACCAAGAAAATGGAGAAAAGTGTGTTGTTTACCGGAAAGTAACCGTTTTGGGCCACTCAATAACCAACTAAATCAAGAGCACTTCGTAGTTATGACTGTGGATGAGTATGAAACAATAAGGCTTATCGATCTAGAAGGCTTTACCCAAGAAGAGTGTGCTGACCAAATGAAGATAGCCCGTACTACTGTTCAACGAATTTACAATGATGCTCGAAGGAAGCTTGCAGAGTCCTTAGTAAATGGCAAAGTGTTGAGAATTGAAGGTGGGGATTATCAGCTGTGCGACGGGTTAGAAAAGTCCTGTGGTTGTGGCGGTTGTCTCAAACATAAATGTAACAGAGGTTTTGTACAAAATGATAAGGGAGGTGAATGA
- a CDS encoding iron-sulfur cluster assembly scaffold protein — protein sequence MIIYSEKVMEHFTCPQNSYSMPDANAQGVYGDPACGDALIIFLKVQDNTIEEISYLVFGCCASIATSSMTSVLAKGKSLEDALSITEEDIVRALDGLPENKVHCSNLGVSALRNAINNYYESQKQA from the coding sequence ATGATTATTTATTCAGAGAAAGTAATGGAACACTTTACGTGTCCCCAAAATTCCTATAGCATGCCGGATGCCAATGCTCAAGGAGTCTACGGAGACCCTGCTTGCGGAGATGCACTGATCATTTTCCTGAAGGTACAGGATAATACCATAGAGGAGATCAGCTATTTAGTCTTTGGCTGTTGTGCGTCGATTGCAACCTCTAGTATGACATCAGTACTAGCTAAAGGTAAAAGCTTAGAGGATGCTTTAAGTATTACGGAAGAGGATATCGTCCGGGCTCTGGATGGTTTGCCGGAGAATAAAGTGCATTGCTCGAACCTGGGAGTTAGTGCATTGCGTAATGCCATTAATAATTACTATGAAAGTCAGAAACAGGCGTAA
- a CDS encoding NifB/NifX family molybdenum-iron cluster-binding protein: MKVAIPVDDKSMSTSVSQSFGRTPYYLIYDTDSKESAFLDNSAIASQGGAGIKAAQTIVDSNIDAIITPQCGENAAEVLRLANIKLYKIINFSVQDNICALNDGKLSILEDIHPGFHGHGGN; this comes from the coding sequence ATGAAAGTTGCCATACCCGTTGATGATAAATCTATGTCAACAAGTGTTTCCCAATCCTTCGGACGTACACCCTATTATCTCATTTACGATACCGATTCCAAGGAAAGTGCGTTTTTAGATAATAGCGCAATAGCCAGCCAAGGAGGGGCAGGTATTAAAGCCGCGCAAACAATTGTCGACAGTAATATTGATGCCATAATTACTCCTCAATGTGGAGAAAACGCCGCAGAAGTTCTCAGGTTGGCCAATATAAAATTGTATAAGATTATTAATTTTTCTGTTCAAGATAACATATGTGCCTTAAATGATGGAAAGCTTTCGATTTTAGAAGATATTCATCCTGGATTTCATGGTCATGGAGGCAACTAA